The following coding sequences are from one Panthera leo isolate Ple1 chromosome E1, P.leo_Ple1_pat1.1, whole genome shotgun sequence window:
- the PEX12 gene encoding peroxisome assembly protein 12 isoform X2 — protein MVKREKATQERVLAESNPAHYGFFWRWFDEIFTLLDLLLQQHYLSKTSASFSENFYGLKRIVMEDTHKLQRLASSGLPKQQLWKSIMFLVLLPYLKVKLEKLVSSLREEDEYSIHPPSSRWKQFYRAFLAAYPFVNMAWEGWFFVQQLRYILGKAQHHSPLLRLAGVRLGRLTVQDIQALEHRPAEVSMMQQPAKSVGEKIKSALKKAVGGAALSVSTGLSVGVFFLQFLEWWYSSENQETVKSLTALPTPPPPVHLDYNSDSPLLPKMKTVCPLCRKTRVNDTVLATSGYVFCYRCVFNYVRSHQACPITGYPTEVQHLIKLYSPEN, from the exons ATGGTTAAACGTGAAAAAGCAACTCAAGAGAGG GTTCTTGCAGAATCCAATCCTGCCCACTATGGCTTCTTTTGGAGGTGGTTTGATGAAATCTTCACCCTGCTAGATCTTCTGCTCCAGCAGCATTATTTGTCCAAAACCAGTGCCTCATTCTCTGAAAATTTTTATGGCTTAAAGCGCATTGTAATGGAGGACACACACAAGCTTCAGAGGTTGGCCAGTTCTGGTCTCCCAAAGCAGCAGCTTTGGAAGTCAATTAtgttcctggttcttcttccctaCCTGAAAGTGAAGCTAGAGAAGCTGGTTTCTAGCCTGAGAGAAGAGGATGAATATTCTATTCATCCCCCTTCTTCCCGTTGGAAACAGTTTTATAGAGCCTTCCTGGCAGCCTACCCATTTGTTAACATGGCATGGGAAGGCTGGTTTTTTGTACAACAACTTCGATACATCCTAGGAAAGGCTCAGCATCACTCACCACTGCTGAGGCTGGCTGGTGTTCGGTTAGGTCGACTTACAGTTCAGGATATACAAGCTCTGGAGCACAGACCAGCTGAAGTCAGCATGATGCAGCAACCAGCCAAGAG TGTTGGTGAGAAGATAAAGTCAGCTCTGAAGAAAGCTGTGGGAGGTGCTGCCTTATCCGTCTCTACTGGCCTTTCTGTGGGAGTATTCTTTCTGCAATTCCTTGAGTGGTGGTACTCATCTGAAAATCAAGAAACCGTCAAATCGCTGACTGCCCTACCTACTCCGCCACCACCTGTACACCTGGACTACAATTCTGATTCTCCTCTGTTACCCAAAATGAAGACTGTGTGCCCACTGTGTCGTAAAACCCGGGTGAATGATACTGTTCTTGCCACCTCTGGCTATGTGTTTTGTTATCGCTGTGTGTTTAATTATGTCAGGAGTCACCAAGCTTGTCCCATAACAGGTTATCCAACAGAAGTACAACATCTAATTAAACTGTACTCCCCTGAGAACTGA
- the PEX12 gene encoding peroxisome assembly protein 12 isoform X1 has product MAEHGAHITTASVVDDQPSIFEVVAQESLMTAVRPALQHVVKVLAESNPAHYGFFWRWFDEIFTLLDLLLQQHYLSKTSASFSENFYGLKRIVMEDTHKLQRLASSGLPKQQLWKSIMFLVLLPYLKVKLEKLVSSLREEDEYSIHPPSSRWKQFYRAFLAAYPFVNMAWEGWFFVQQLRYILGKAQHHSPLLRLAGVRLGRLTVQDIQALEHRPAEVSMMQQPAKSVGEKIKSALKKAVGGAALSVSTGLSVGVFFLQFLEWWYSSENQETVKSLTALPTPPPPVHLDYNSDSPLLPKMKTVCPLCRKTRVNDTVLATSGYVFCYRCVFNYVRSHQACPITGYPTEVQHLIKLYSPEN; this is encoded by the exons ATGGCTGAGCACGGGGCTCACATCACAACTGCTTCTGTGGTGGATGACCAGCCATCCATCTTTGAGGTGGTAGCACAGGAGAGTTTAATGACAGCAGTGAGACCTGCTCTTCAGCATGTGGTCAAG GTTCTTGCAGAATCCAATCCTGCCCACTATGGCTTCTTTTGGAGGTGGTTTGATGAAATCTTCACCCTGCTAGATCTTCTGCTCCAGCAGCATTATTTGTCCAAAACCAGTGCCTCATTCTCTGAAAATTTTTATGGCTTAAAGCGCATTGTAATGGAGGACACACACAAGCTTCAGAGGTTGGCCAGTTCTGGTCTCCCAAAGCAGCAGCTTTGGAAGTCAATTAtgttcctggttcttcttccctaCCTGAAAGTGAAGCTAGAGAAGCTGGTTTCTAGCCTGAGAGAAGAGGATGAATATTCTATTCATCCCCCTTCTTCCCGTTGGAAACAGTTTTATAGAGCCTTCCTGGCAGCCTACCCATTTGTTAACATGGCATGGGAAGGCTGGTTTTTTGTACAACAACTTCGATACATCCTAGGAAAGGCTCAGCATCACTCACCACTGCTGAGGCTGGCTGGTGTTCGGTTAGGTCGACTTACAGTTCAGGATATACAAGCTCTGGAGCACAGACCAGCTGAAGTCAGCATGATGCAGCAACCAGCCAAGAG TGTTGGTGAGAAGATAAAGTCAGCTCTGAAGAAAGCTGTGGGAGGTGCTGCCTTATCCGTCTCTACTGGCCTTTCTGTGGGAGTATTCTTTCTGCAATTCCTTGAGTGGTGGTACTCATCTGAAAATCAAGAAACCGTCAAATCGCTGACTGCCCTACCTACTCCGCCACCACCTGTACACCTGGACTACAATTCTGATTCTCCTCTGTTACCCAAAATGAAGACTGTGTGCCCACTGTGTCGTAAAACCCGGGTGAATGATACTGTTCTTGCCACCTCTGGCTATGTGTTTTGTTATCGCTGTGTGTTTAATTATGTCAGGAGTCACCAAGCTTGTCCCATAACAGGTTATCCAACAGAAGTACAACATCTAATTAAACTGTACTCCCCTGAGAACTGA
- the SLFN14 gene encoding LOW QUALITY PROTEIN: protein SLFN14 (The sequence of the model RefSeq protein was modified relative to this genomic sequence to represent the inferred CDS: inserted 2 bases in 1 codon; deleted 1 base in 1 codon; substituted 4 bases at 4 genomic stop codons), whose product MEELGNVIICKFKENIVISRILVNVETTFLSKLFPGTPFCYCLEHRGIAGLDGVQTDMEMLYPKTVVHVGRMTFGEESRKKMASSYLKRMENAKIIQATCALLNSGGGVIKAEIDDKTYSXRCHGLGQDLETSFQKLLPSGSQKYLDYMQQGHNLLIFVKSWSPDVSSLPLRICSLCSNLYQRAVTSTVNLSASSALELLREKQSRAQRGRSRVKEWSSQKVPYGYIQEEEERRVSASELFQKDRLLYKEKLNVTESTRVELKRFTTRKIVPRIKEMLPHYVSAFANTLGGYLIIGVDDKNKEVFGCQREKVNPDLLKREIESCVEKLPTFHFCCEKPKVHFTTKILNVYQNDVLYGYVYVVHIXFCCVVFTEAPDSWIMRDNSVTRLTVEHWVAMMLDIQSATSSLATDYSFHLSSPAPSALGSPSSPKKVLEFKRPLQQCLFPVTQEEIQFKPVSLFKKLFSDHKALKELMKTQIYPCSQGIVIFSRSWASDVGLRKERDVLCDALLIAVNSPLVLYTILIRPGWIGGLEYGRNTVHQLKQKLGTVGSYTGKVCAIPRLMHLSSTQCSPNEIPVHYPQSYRLAAKDEMEDLLPAFIIVSLCSRSLLSDQLGCEFFNLLTEEQCELLSESLQELXELFIHCLPGTRKTALAIKILEKIKHLLHCKPKEILYVCESDSLKDYVIQQTTCRVVTRKTFLQGEFLEVKHTVMDETENFCSKYGDXYLKARSITLPKVRGAGSENLHHGILWIFLDPFQVHHADINGLPPSSAQFPRKTITNGIHCALEIATVTKEEMRRIRANLPSGRSPDTLPLFGETAYKEAVCAQGLPGVDDTETGLTMEQIVKHVAERCHHLFQCGYLPKDIAVLCRKREDRGRYEPALLKAVELFVTPGATKVVFSQASGVWGSHIILDSIQQFSGLERKIVFGLSPECALSEEAHELRFASXAIKHLYVLYEKRAAFRKLF is encoded by the exons ATGGAGGAACTTGGAAATGTAA TAATCTGTAAGTTCAAAGAAAACATTGTAATCTCCAGGATTCTTGTTAATGTAGAAACCACATTTCTGTCCAAGTTGTTTCCTGGAACCCCTTTCTGTTATTGTTTGGAGCACAGAGGGATTGCTGGGCTGGATGGCGTCCAGACCGACATGGAAATGCTCTATCCCAAGACAGTTGTACACGTGGGCAGGATGACTTTTGGAGAAGAGAGCAGGAAGAAGATGGCCAGTAGCTATCTGAAAAGAATGGAGAATGCGAAAATCATCCAAGCCACCTGTGCGCTGTTAAATTCTGGAGGGGGTGTGATCAAAGCAGAGATTGATGATAAAACCTACAGTTAACGATGCCATGGGCTGGGGCAGGACCTGGAAACTTCTTTTCAGAAGCTCCTTCCTTCAGGTTCACAGAAATACCTTGACTACATGCAGCAGGGGCACAATCTCCTGATTTTTGTAAAGTCCTGGAGCCCAGATGTCTCCAGCCTCCCCCTAAGGATTTGCAGCTTGTGTTCCAATCTCTACCAGAGAGCCGTGACTTCCACTGTCAACCTGAGCGCCAGCAGTGCCTTGGAGCTTCTCAGAGAGAAGCAGTCTAGAGCCCAAAGAGGAAGATCAAGGGTGAAGGAGTGGAGTTCTCAGAAAGTTCCTTACGGATACattcaggaagaggaagaaaggagggtgTCTGCCTCAGAACTGTTTCAAAAGGACag gCTCCTGTATAAGGAGAAACTCAATGTTACGGAGTCAACACGTGTGGAGCTTAAAAGGTTCACCACCAGAAAGATTGTCCCTCGGATTAAAGAAATGCTGCCTCATTACGTTTCTGCGTTTGCCAACACCCTCGGGGGATACCTAATTATTGGAGTAGATGATAAGAACAAAGAAGTGTTTGGCTgtcagagagaaaaagtgaaCCCTGACTTActaaaaagggaaatagaaagcTGTGTAGAAAAATTGCCAACCTTCCACTTCTGCTGTGAGAAGCCAAAGGTGCATTTCACAACCAAAATCTTGAATGTGTACCAAAACGATGTCCTGTACGGATATGTCTATGTGGTTCACAT CTTCTGCTGTGTAGTATTCACAGAGGCCCCGGATTCCTGGATCATGAGGGACAATTCTGTCACAAGGCTGACGGTGGAGCACTGGGTGGCCATGATGCTGGATATTCAGTCAG CAACTTCCAGTCTGGCCACTGACTACAGCTTTCACCTGAGTTCACCAGCTCCATCAGCCCTAGGAAGCCCATCATCTCCCAAAAAAGTCCTGGAATTTAAGAGACCTCTACAACAATGTCTGTTTCCAG TGACACAGGAAGAGATACAGTTTAAACCAGTATCCCTCTTTAAGAAACTCTTCTCAGATCATAAAGCACTCAAGGAATTAATGAAGACACAGATATATCCTTGTTCTCAGGGGATTGTGATATTTTCTAGAAGCTGGGCCAGTGATGTTGGCTTAAGGAAAGAGCGGGATGTCCTGTGCGACGCTCTTCTAATAGCAGTTAACAGTCCCCTGGTACTCTATACGATCTTAATACGCCCCGGTTGGATTGGAGGGCTTGAATATGGCCGAAACACTGTTCATCAGTTAAAGCAGAAACTGGGAACCGTTGGTAGTTACACAGGGAAAGTGTGTGCTATCCCAAGGTTGATGCACCTGTCCAGCACACAGTGCAGCCCCAATGAAATCCCTGTTCACTACCCCCAGTCCTACAGGCTTGCTGCCAAGGATGAAATGGAAGACTTGTTGCCAGCCTTTATCATAGTCTCACTGTGTTCCAGATCTCTTCTGAGTGACCAGCTGGGCTGTGAATTTTTCAACTTGCTCACAGAGGAGCAATGTGAGTTGCTTTCAGAAAGCCTTCAGGAGCTGTGAGAATTGTTTATCCACTGCCTTCCAGGAACCAGGAAGACAGCCCTAGCCATAAAGATCTTGGAGAAAATTAAGCATTTGTTGCACTGCAAACCAAAAGAGATCCTTTATGTTTGTGAAAGTGACTCTTTAAAGGATTATGTGAT CCAACAAACCACCTGCAGAGTTGTGACTCGGAAAACCTTCTTACAAGGGGAGTTCCTAGAGGTTAAACACACAGTGATGGATGAGACTGAGAATTTCTGCAGTAAATATGGAGACTAGTACTTGAAGGCCAGGAGCATCACCCTTCCAAAGGTGAGGGGAGCTGGGAGTGAAAACCTTCATCATGGGATTCTCTGGATTTTTCTGGACCCTTTCCAAGTCCATCATGCAGATATTAATGGCCTCCCCCCTTCATCTGCTCAGTTTCCTCGAAAAACAATCACCAATGGGATCCACTGTGCTCTGGAAATAGCAACGGTCacgaaagaagaaatgaga aggatcAGAGCAAATCTGCCCTCTGGCAGGTCCCCAGACACACTGCCATTGTTCGGGGAAACTGCCTACAAGGAAGCAGTGTGTGCCCAGGGTCTGCCTGGGGTGGATGACACAGAGACTGGCCTCACTATGGAACAAATTGTGAAACACGTGGCGGAAAGGTGTCACCACCTGTTCCAATGTGGCTACCTGCCCAAAGACATAGCCGTTCTGTGCAGGAAAAGGGAGGACAGAGGACGCTATGAGCCTGCACTGCTAAAAGCAGTGGAATTATTTGTAACCCCTGGAGCAACGAAGGTTGTGTTCAGCCAGGCCTCCGGTGTTTGGGGAAGTCACATCATCTTAGACAGTATTCAACAGTTTTCAGGCCTGGAGAGGAAGATTGTGTTTGGGCTGAGTCCAGAATGTGCACTGTCAGAAGAAGCACATGAGCTCCGTTTTGCCTCATGAGCCATTAAACACCTCTATGTGCTTTATGAAAAGAGGGCAGCTTTCcgaaaattattttaa